In a genomic window of Oreochromis aureus strain Israel breed Guangdong linkage group 13, ZZ_aureus, whole genome shotgun sequence:
- the zmiz1a gene encoding zinc finger MIZ domain-containing protein 1a isoform X4 — MQPGMNSMKPGLTHSDGSFPYDSVPWQQNANQPPGSLSVVTTVWGVTNTSQSQVLGNPMANSNNPMNPGGNPVGSGMSGNAAGLNSPQFNAQQQQFPNKGGSSQSYMQQSMYGRPGYPGGPGGYSGSYSGGPNAPPGGMGMASHTRPPGDFTQPAAAAAAAAVAAAAATATATATATVAALQETQNKDMNQYGQMCPSFQMGHAPAYNSQFMNQPGPRGPPGGMNPSSMGSAVNNPNMSGPPMGMNQARTPSMTPFGAHSQRMHQQGYPGGPRQGIPMQGMKRPYPGDGSYGGQQYGPNSQFQQQGQYPPSNASRPLPSPNYPSQRMPGQQGQGQYPPGMPMSQYYKQEPFNGQSTNFSGGGYSYGQGSGPPRPGNYPHSPVPGNPTPPMTPGSSIPPYLSPNQDVKPPFPADMKPNMTALPPPPTIPNEELRLTFPVRDGVVLEPFRLEHNLAVSNHVFHLRPSVHQTLMWRSDLELQFKCYHHEDRQMNTNWPASVQVSVNATPLTIERGDNKTSHKPLHLKHVCQPGRNTIQITVTACCCSHLFVLQLVHRPSVRSVLQGLLKKRLLPAEHCITKIKRNFSSVAASAGNTTLNGEDGVEQTAIKVSLKCPITFRRIQLPARGHDCKHVQCFDLESYLQLNCERGTWRCPVCNKTALLEGLEVDQYMWGILNAIQNSEFEEVTIDPTCSWRPVPIKSELHIKEDPDAPLAKRFKTMSPSQMTMPNVMEMIAQLGPGPGPGSGPGPGPSPYPPHPGQHVSGNGGDYPGAGNNYHTQGNFDFPHGNPSGGGGGGGGPPMNDFIHGPQLSHPPDGPGGLLPQDKPLSHSMNDPMSHSDQSHNSMQQQQSLHASPHPGGQTGPPLHHSVQSGQPLHHSGQSSHPPRQSQPQPQPQHPGQNSHPHSDLNFNPSSDGQMGQGAQDMPEPSLDLLPELANPEELLSYLDPPDLPTNSNDDLLSLFENN; from the exons ATGCAGCCCGGCATGAACAGCATGAAGCCCGGCCTCACGCACAG TGATGGCTCATTTCCCTATGACTCTGTCCCCTGGCAACAAAACGCCAACCAGCCCCCTGGGTCATTGTCCGTGGTTACAACAGTGTGGGGCGTTACCAACACATCACAGAGTCAG GTGCTGGGCAACCCAATGGCAAACAGCAATAACCCCATGAATCCTGGGGGTAACCCAGTGGGATCGGGCATGTCTGGCAATGCAGCAGGGCTCAATTCACCACAGTTCAATGCGCAGCAGCAACAGTTCCCAAATAAAGGCGGTTCCAGCCAATCATACATGCAGCAGAGCATGTACGGCAGGCCTGGCTACCCCGGTGGTCCTGGAGGATACAGCGGGAG TTACTCTGGAGGCCCGAATGCACCACCAGGAGGTATGGGAATGGCCTCCCACACACGTCCTCCTGGTGACTTCACCCAGCCAGCTGCTGCAGCcgcagctgctgctgttgctgccgCCGCTGCTACCGCGACAGCCACTGCAACAGCCACTGTAGCTGCTCTGCAGGAAACCCAGAATAAAGACATGAACCAGTATGGACAG ATGTGTCCATCGTTCCAGATGGGCCATGCTCCAGCCTACAATAGCCAGTTTATGAATCAGCCAGGCCCACGAGGTCCCCCTGGGGGAATGAATCCATCCAGCATGGGATCCGCCGTGAACAACCCCAATATGAGCGGGCCTCCAATGGGTATGAACCAGGCGAGAACCCCAAGCATGACGCCTTTTGGAGCTCACAGCCAGAGGATGCATCAGCAAGGGTATCCCGGTGGACCTCGACAGGGCATACCCATGCAGGGGATGAAGAGGCCATATCCTGGGGAT GGAAGCTATGGAGGTCAGCAGTATGGGCCAAACAGTCAGTTCCAACAGCAGGGGCAGTATCCCCCATCAAATGCCTCCAGACCGCTGCCCTCTCCTAACTACCCCAGCCAGAGGATGCCGGGGCAACAGGGCCAAGGGCAGTACCCGCCTGGCATGCCCATGAGCCAGTACTACAAG CAGGAGCCCTTCAATGGTCAGAGCACCAACTTCTCTGGAGGCGGATACTCTTACGGCCAAGGCAGTGGG CCCCCCAGGCCTGGTAACTACCCGCACTCTCCAGTCCCCGGAAACCCCACACCTCCCATGACCCCGGGAAGTAGTATTCCGCCGTATCTGTCTCCAAACCAGGATGTGAAGCCCCCGTTTCCAGCCGACATGAAACCAAATATGACAGCGCTTCCGCCCCCTCCAA CTATCCCCAACGAGGAACTACGTCTGACGTTCCCAGTCAGGGACGGAGTGGTGCTGGAACCGTTCCGCTTGGAGCACAACCTGGCTGTCAGCAACCACGTCTTCCACCTTCGACCGTCCGTCCACCAGACCCTCATGTGGAG GTCTGACCTCGAGCTGCAGTTTAAGTGCTACCATCATGAAGACAGGCAAATGAACACCAACTGGCCTGCTTCCGTCCAGGTCAGCGTCAACGCCACGCCTCTCACCATCGAGAGGGGAGACAACAAAACCTCCCACAAACCCCTGCACCTGAAGCACGTTTGCCAACCTGGGAGGAACACCATCCAAATTACGGTCACCGCCTGCTGTTGT tCCCACCTGTTCGTGCTTCAGCTGGTCCACAGGCCATCTGTGCGATCCGTCCTCCAGGGGCTCCTGAAGAAGAGACTCCTCCCTGCAGAACACTGCATCACCAAGA TTAAGAGGAACTTCAGCAGTGTCGCGGCCTCGGCGGGCAACACTACTCTCAACGGGGAAGACGGCGTGGAGCAGACGGCCATTAAAGTGTCTTTGAAATGTCCCATCACGTTCAGACGCATCCAGCTACCTGCGAGAGGGCACGACTGCAAGCATGTTCAG tgttttgatctggAGTCCTACTTGCAGCTCAACTGTGAGAGGGGGACATGGAGGTGTCCTGTGTGCAA taaaaCTGCATTATTAGAAGGTCTGGAGGTGGATCAGTACATGTGGGGAATCCTGAATGCCATCCAAAA TTCAGAGTTTGAGGAGGTAACTATAGACCCCACATGTAGCTGGCGGCCTGTCCCCATCAAGTCTGAGCTACACATCAAAGAAGACCCCGACGCACCGCTGGCCAAGCGCTTTAAAACAATGAGCCCGAGTCAGATGACCATGCCTAATGTGATGGAAATGATCGCACAGCTAGGGCCAGGCCCCGGCCCAGGATCTGGACCCGGACCTGGGCCGAGTCCATACCCACCACACCCCGGTCAACATGTTAGTGGCAACGGGGGAGATTACCCGGGAGCAG GCAACAACTACCACACCCAGGGGAATTTCGACTTCCCTCACGGGAACCCCTCCGGcgggggaggaggtggagggggtCCCCCTATGAATGACTTCATCCATGGACCTCAGCTATCCCATCCTCCGGACGGGCCCGGTGGTCTCCTCCCACAGGATAAGCCCCTCAGCCACAGCATGAATGATCCA ATGTCCCATTCCGATCAGTCCCATAACtccatgcagcagcagcagagcttgCATGCGTCTCCCCACCCCGGCGGCCAAACAGGGCCGCCTTTACATCACAGTGTCCAGTCAGGGCAGCCCTTGCATCACAGTGGCCAATCATCGCACCCGCCTCGCCAGTCGCAGCCTCAGCCGCAGCCTCAGCATCCCGGGCAGAACAGTCATCCTCACAGCGATCTGAACTTTAACCCCTCCTCAGATGGGCAGATGGGTCAGGGAGCCCAGGATATGCCCGAACCCTCCCTGGAT TTGCTTCCCGAACTGGCGAATCCAGAAGAGCTGCTCTCCTACCTGGACCCCCCCGACCTTCCCACCAACAGCAACGACGACCTCCTCTCCCTTTTCGAGAACAACTAG